In Candidatus Kryptobacter tengchongensis, a genomic segment contains:
- a CDS encoding ribonuclease-3 yields MALFKVIKKLYKLLNSSNSGLISKEKFKELEKILGVKIHNRDIFVQALTHRSFVPIAKQKYGIKTESNERLEFLGDSILNLVAGELLYKAYPFASEGRLTRLRSRIINKGILVKYAYLLRLDEFMLLSHSAKRALMQGYNSMLADAFEAIVGAIYLDSGFETTKKFLTRVFKELLGEFDSKFYESTKEHYKSILVEYSHKVNLDVTYRVVKVEGPEHERIFTVEVLLGDRVVGVGQGKNKKEAEKFAAYNALLNLGLVDKPVD; encoded by the coding sequence ATGGCTCTGTTCAAAGTAATCAAAAAGTTGTACAAGCTTTTAAATAGTTCAAACTCAGGTTTAATAAGCAAGGAAAAATTTAAAGAGCTTGAAAAGATTCTTGGGGTAAAAATTCACAACAGGGATATTTTTGTTCAAGCGTTAACCCATAGATCTTTTGTTCCGATTGCAAAACAGAAGTATGGAATAAAGACGGAATCAAATGAACGACTTGAGTTTCTTGGTGATTCAATTTTAAATTTAGTTGCTGGTGAACTCCTTTACAAAGCTTATCCGTTTGCAAGCGAGGGCAGATTAACTCGTTTGAGGTCGCGAATCATAAACAAAGGGATTTTGGTCAAATATGCTTATCTCTTAAGGCTTGATGAATTTATGCTCTTAAGCCACTCCGCTAAACGAGCCTTGATGCAAGGATATAACTCAATGCTTGCTGATGCGTTTGAAGCAATTGTTGGTGCAATATATCTTGACTCTGGATTTGAAACTACAAAAAAATTTCTAACTCGTGTTTTCAAAGAGTTGCTCGGAGAGTTTGATTCAAAATTTTATGAATCAACAAAGGAACACTACAAAAGCATACTGGTTGAGTATTCGCATAAGGTAAATCTTGATGTAACTTACAGAGTTGTGAAAGTTGAAGGACCCGAACATGAAAGAATTTTCACTGTTGAAGTTTTGCTTGGAGACCGAGTTGTTGGGGTTGGACAGGGGAAAAATAAAAAAGAAGCTGAAAAATTCGCCGCTTACAACGCCCTTCTTAATCTTGGACTCGTTGATAAACCTGTGGATTGA